The nucleotide window gttaaatgaaagtaaaagtttaaaaataataacttggtgtgttgcttattgggatagagggagggatggggttaatttgttttagtacaagaatgagattggagttgtttcatgtgaggggttcgaatgaggatggggagtgattttgtataatggttggaggaaggatggtgttatttcattttagggttggagagagaaggtggtggggtttgtattagagtatgaatgaaaatgggttattttattttggggttagacggcggatggggttatttggtttcatggttagaatgatgttaaggttatgttgtactaggttaagagggaggacagagttattttgtattaggactatttggtttggttcactaaaagatgaatttggttgaagtcttaggttaatggtgagattcgagggaGCAAGAAaaggttcatagatatttttttgatgtagagggtcggagcaatgcaaaaggacgagggtagagtaagtaaaatagtatggcggtcaaaggtctcagttttatgatgaaggtggattgagttaaagtgacggtgagcttaagcctttgccttagggtacaaaggaaggttcagtaaaagtgagtttcaacattagccatcagcctgatgattcggatacacatggatacacatggcctcggcctactgaggactgcacatctaagtagaatggtcatgactgcatggaatgggttaaatgaaagcaaaagtttggtgtgttgcttattgaaatagagggaaggatggggttaatttgttttaggacaagaatgagattgcagttgtttcatgtgaggggttcgaatgaggatggagtgattttgtttaatggttggatgaaggatggggttatttcattttagggttggagagagaaggtggtggggtttgtattagagtatgaatgaaaatgggttattttattttggggttagacggcggatggggttattttgtttcattgttagaatgatgttaaggttatgttgtactaggttaagagggaggacagagttattttgtattaggactatttggttgggtcacaaaaagatgaatttggttgaagtcttaggttaatggtgagattcgagggagcaagaataggttcatagatattttttgatgtagagggtttggagcaatgcaaaaggacgagggaagagtaagtaaaatagtatggcggtcaaaggcctcagttttatgatgaaggtggattgagttaaagtgacggtgagcttaagcctttgccttaggatacaaaggaaggttcagtaaaagtgagtttcaacattagccatcagcctgatgatttggatacacatggcctcggcctactgaggaatgcacatctaagtagaatggtcatgactgcatggaatgggttaaatgaaagcaaaagtttaaaaataataatttggtgtgttgcttattgggatagagggagggatggggttaatttgttttagtacaagaatgagattggagttgtttcatgtgaggggttcgaatgagggtggagtgattttgtataatggttggaggaaggatggggttattttatttagggttggagagagaaaatggttattttctattagggttaaaatgaaaaatggggttttagggtttaaatgagcttgggtttattttgtattggggttagagtgaaggtgcagttattttgtattaggcttGAAAAAGGGCATCAttgttttatgttatgtttagaataagttttgtctttttttttttttgttattttgttttttgtgttttagggttgggggggtgtatgcagttattttgtgttagggttagtatgagaTTTTTGGCTATGGTATATTGGGTGTGTTACGAGTGCGTATTAGGGGACCTATGGAGAGCCGTTCCGAGTGTGGAAGCGCCGGTGACAAAGACGCATCGACGGTGGAAGTCATACTGCGCACACACggcaacactgtgctttacacactCCTCAAGGTCGCCTCGCACGACGAGCAAAACAACGCACCCACGTCTCGGATGCCCAGCACGCTCTCGCCGAGGCTCTCCTCCAACGCACCGGATAACACTCGCCCAGTTCGTGGCACCTTTTGTCGCCGTTTTCCACCGATTAGCACGCCAAATGCGCCGCCGCCCGTTCGGCACGCCGGTAGCGTGGCACGCTTCGGTGAGCGCCGTATCAAACGCGGCGTCGTTACGCTGCCCTTCCCGTCTTCTCAACACACGGTGGAGCCTCTCGGAGACGAAAGAGCATTTCTACGCTCGCCAAGTTGAGCTTTCGCCCATATTTCGCTCGACAAAcgccgagagaaaacacaagtgcgaGACCGTCGCTGCCACACGGCTGTGCGGCATCGAGCGAGTTGAGTCTACAACGTTCTCATGTGGCTTTTAAGGGCCGGCCCCCTCGCTGCAGCGGGAGGTTCTACAGaacgctgcagcagtttgtgctcactcgcgctcacagcaaagcagaacaatggcagaagtcgctccagccccagccgcctctgcgcccgccaaggcccccaagaagaaggccgccgcccgccccaagaaagccggccccagcgtgggcgagctcatcgtcaaggccgtctcggcttccaaggagaggagcggcgtgtctctcgccgccctgaagaaagccctggctgccggcggctacgacgtcgagaagaacaactcacgcgttaagctcgccgtcaagagcctcgtcaccaagggcactctggtgcagaccaaaggcaccggcgcgtcgggctctttcaagcttaacaagaagcaggccgaggcaaagaagaagccggccgccaagaaaccggcacctaaagctaagaagccggccgccaagaaaccagccgcggccaagaagcccaagaaggtagcagccaagaaacccactgcggctaagaaatcccccaagaaggccaagaagcccgtcgcggccgctaagaaggcagcgaagagccccaagaaggccaagaagccgaCGGCTCCCAAAAAGGCGACCAAGAGCCCAAAGAAAGCCAAAACGGTCAAGCCTAAAGCAGCTAAGCCCAAGGCGGCGAAGGCGAAAAAGGCTGCCCCTAAGAAGAAGTAAACAGTAACGCCGTTTACCTTCATGTCTTGTTTCTCTattcaacggctcttttaagagccacccacagtttcataaaaaaaacagcttttttccccccttgttaCTGCACAATGAattgattgttaaaaaaaaaaaaaaaaaaacactcaacaacacaaaaatagctCTCATTAGTTTCCCcacacaataattatatatgatcaatatatatatttttttggtttggtcatACGTGTTACATTTGAGCGGGAAAGGGAAAGGAAACGCGGGGCACGAGTGGGGgtaaatgtttctttctttaacccgttttctttcttcctttctttctctctctcgctcacacagacacacagcacgagaggaggagggggtcgggtaggaaagcgagcagaggtgggaggacgctagagtctgacggcggaaatgcgattggctgttggtgcgcgtagcttttagccaataggACCGTAGGCGATTTTGCTATATCAACGGCGCTCGTTGGCCGGCGTGCATTATTTCAGCTTTGTTCGACGAACACGACTGACGCGAATCATGAGTGGAAGAGGCAAAACCGGTGGTAAAGCTAGGGCCAAGGCTAAGACTCGTTCGTCCCGCGCCGGACTGCAGTTCCCAGTTGGCCGTGTGCACAGGCTCCTGCGTAAAGGCAACTACGCTGAGCGGGTCGGCGCCGGCGCTCCCGTCTACTTGGCCGCCGTCCTGGAGTATCTCACCGCTGAGATTCTCGAGTTGGCTGGCAACGCCGCCCGCGACAACAAGAAGACCCGTATCATCCCCCGTCACCtgcagctggctgttcgtaacgacgaggagctgaacaaactgctcgGAGGAGTCACTATCGCCCAAGGTGGTGTGCTGCCCAACATTCAGGCTGTACTGCTACCTAAGAAGACCGAGAAGACTGTGAAGACAAAGTAAATTGGCGCTCTCCGTTGATTTATCTATACAcaaaggctcttttaagagccacccattttttctaagaaaagtgctgctcctttacaaacaacactacatattcttcacgtgatttccaactgcataaaaaaataatagctttatgaaccgagttattatataaacacactgccaTGCAATACACAATTGccctttttcatatatttcacgTACTGAGATCAACACCCTatgcatatgtgcatgtatacacacattctcttgctctctctcacacacacacacacacacacacagtgtgtttaatgttcgctgtaatgtacagtacattgattagtttgatcatattattgttcttattattatatattcttttaatgctttttttttctttgttgttttgtattacGGGAGCCCGCCGTTTTGCTTTTAGGTTTGAAAAGAAGACGCCCAATAGTGTGTCACCGACGCATTGCCGGCCGCCCAATGGGAAACGGACAACTTCAAGACGCCCAATGAGCGGCAAGCGGCTTGAAAGCTTAAAAGCCATGTGAAGCGAGCAAgaactcattctctttcttttccccgagaggagcagagttcaacgcgatggcaagaaccaagcagACCGCCCGTAAGTCCACCGGTGGCAAGGCCCCGAGGAAGCAGCTCGCCACCAAGGCTGCTCGCAAGAGCGCCCCAGCCACCGGCGGCGTGAAAAAGCCTCACCGTTACAGGCCCGGCACCGTGGCTCTGAGGGAGATCCGCCGCTACCAGAAATCTACTGAGCTGCTGATCCGTAAGCTGCCCTTCCAGCGCCTAGTGCGTGAAATCGCtcaggacttcaagactgatctccgcttccagagctccgccgtcatggccctgcaggaggctagcgaggcgtacttggtgggtctgtttgaagatactaacctgtgcgctatccacgccaagagagtcaccatcatgcctaaagacatccagctggcccgccgtattcgcggagagcgcgcttaaacagagcgcttcgacgtttacctgaaatacccaacggctcttttaagagccacctaccCGTGTCCGCGCCGAAACAGCAAATGTCCGCCTCACCTCGGTGTTGCGTTTATATAATGTAAGGCTATTATGACGCGTGCGCTTCTAAATTCCATAGGACTGAGCGAGCGAAACCAGCCGTGAGACAGTGGTTGTGAAgattagggaaaaaaaacaacttctatatgtgtgtctatatatatataacgtttTGTactacatttcacatcaaaatcgcCATATTTAAcgtgttttaatacatatgaatacttttcttttaatacctatcaatatgtttatacatatttaatagtttggaAACAGTTCATTCACCCCAGCAGAAAGTAGAAGCCACTGCCCTTTCAGTAGAacactacactttacactatgtagtgtttaggccggttttggcctattacaaacggcattagtcatggatggagcgtagaTCCCACCGCGTGGTGAAACTATACAACTGCAAGCACAGTTTCAGAGagcaatgtatgtgtatattcatataatgaGAGCTTGATTTAGGGTACTTACGTTTCATACATATGCAACATGAGTTTGATTGCATAGAGAGTAAGCGAGACCAGCTGTGTTGTTTGTGCTTGCTTTTAGGGCAGCAGTAAAGGAGGTAAGTGTATAGTCCGGAGaggaatgtttgtttgtttgtttgtttttaatctctTTCAATACCTCTACCAGAACAAGGCATGTCTAACTCTAAAAAATTATATGTTTACTCTATATGTTAACTCTATAAAATTCATGTTTCCCGTCACATTGTTTGTAAAATTAACCCAGATCAGCGGGAAAAACgccaaaattaaatgaatgttgaGTCAGTATTGTTTTGTGCTATACTTCAAAAATTACCTTATTTAGTACAGTCTAGCTTGTCTGGAAGTATAACCCTTGAAGTATGGAGCAAATTAAATGAACCTTCCCAGCACATGTAAAATGATCATTAGAGAAGCCTAGGGAAAAGAAATAGTGAATAAATACTGGCAGGGGTAAAGTGTTTGTCCTGCCTAGGATGCACCTGGTTATGTAATAGAGAGTAGAAGCCTTTGAGCCTTGAGTACAGTAGTGCTCTTCTGTGTGGTGAATAGAAGGGCTTTTGGAAGTGCTCATTGCAAACGACCACCGTTGTTTTGGGATCATGGGcatatatgtcatggatggagcgtggatgccatcgtgtggtcaaactaggcAAATGCAAACGTTAACTAACTAGATTTATTcgtgtgaatgttacagctttttcatttgatagatggttgtgaactccagtacgTCTACTAAGTCATTTGTATTGCGGTGTTATTTtggttagtgttttttaaagtacatttttaaaaatgtttctattgaagcatacttcagttcagggcattttagaagccagcatggttaccagttctcatgctgccaggcaatgaaatggaaacttaatttagggcaattttatacatattaaatatgattgctaactgcaccaataaatctaaaaagtaattacatgTCTTGTGGGATGATTGTCGTTTGGGCTTGggtttcattttaacaatatgctaacgATAAAGTcggacagaaggaaaaaaaaaacaaaacaaaacaaaaaaaaacctccagACCGTATAACCTCCTTCCACAACTAgataaaatgtcttgttttgaagaATGCTTGATAGAAGCTGTCTTTAATGAAGGcactgtattagccatcatgacaaccaaacagcatgcagttaggtaaaaagccTCCAATTCACTCACTGCTAGAAGCCTTTGAGACAAATTGTAGAGTAGTGCacttctatgtaggacctttgtttccttctctttagagcccttaaactCTGTGTATCAGTTTATATTGAGGTtcccataataatcataaatcaataaagaaaaccgctcatctgctatagctaaaatatggaaaagcatacgcaccctGCAAGGTTtcggtcagagactttcttcaaggcataggtaagtaacaaatgaatacaaaaaactctttctcctctttctgattttgcttctttaaatgtctgcatggaccaaaaaatcaaaaagatgaattgttttatattttgcagatttacattttgaccaccagatggcatccacgctccattcacgtactacgaccacagacttaaagcttagccctgaaactccatcagaagcctaaggggtaggtctagccaaactgcttccactcacccagacttcatcatgagctctacacttactttgcttgccacaatgtctttccatatttctttatcatccactaactgcaacatatggtaaaagcaacattacttaaagcaacattaactcCCTCTGTTTTTATCTAATCTAacatgacttttattagaagatgtaaaacgagcctgagaaatccaaggggtaaacatgtagttttagttggcctcattaggagcttttcccttgtatgcaataatataccatttattcgatttgtgtttgatctttctttctttaaatgtctctgtggacactatatctttaagttgtagtgtattagatcaacgactacaattcccatgatgcctaactaaaGATGGTCTCTGACCAAAACCTTGCCAATTAAAATTgactcatctgctatcaagacctgactgaggagctggaggccagtggagcaaagctaaaatatggaaaaacatacgcaccctcaaaaaaaaattaacctgcatggtttaggtcagagactttcttcaaggcataggtaagtaacaaatgaatacaaaagtgctaacaaaagttTATCAACAGCCGACCGTACTGCCTCCTCCCTTGTAAGTTAGCTTCTCtgctatttaaatgtaactctttctcctctttctgatgtTGCTTCTTTAATTGTCTCCGTGgacaagaaataaataaataaatcaataaataaatcaataaataaataaaaaattgcaagattaattgttttacattttgaccacacgatggcatccacgctccatttacGTACTATGACCACAGTCTTGAGgcctagccctgaaactccatcagaagcctaaaagacttgactagagaagtgcacttctgtgtagtgtatacagtgtaagggatttaggaagtgccctattgcaaacgtcaccgttgttttgggatcgtggatatatgtcatggatggagcgtggatgccatcgtgtggtcaaactcgcaaatgcaaacgctaacaacatagatgtatacgtgtgtgtgtgtgaatgttacagctgttacatatgacagatggttgtgaactccagtaagtCTACTAAGTTCTACCAAGGAACTTTTgggcattttagtagccagcaggataaccagttgtcatgctaccaggcaatgaaatgaaaacttatTTTAGGGCACCGtaattttgtttgggttttaaaaatatgctaatgataaagtagggcagaagaaaacaaaatactCAATACTGTATTATCTCCTTACAGATCTTAATAAAGTGCCTTAAATAAAGAGTGCTTCTATCAAGCATTCTTTAactaaagacattttattatcagttaggtaaaaagccaacAATTCTCTCATTAAGAGTCAAACTGTAGAGTAGTGCAgttctatgtaggacctttgtTCTCCTCCCCTTAGAGCCCTTAAATTCTATGTTGTatggttatgtgtatgtatgtatgcatcagGTTATATTGAGgtcaacataataatcataaatcaataaagaacaccgctctgctatcaagacctggctGAAGAGCTGGAGGCAAGTGGGGCAAAGCTAAAAATTGGAAAGCGGATGCACCATCAGcgcaaaaaatcattttaacctgcaaggtcagagactttcttcaaggcataggtaagtaacaaattaacacaaaagtgctaacaaaggtgtatcaaaagtcagccgtactcacttgtgaattagcttttttgtgcttctcaaatttaactctttctcctctttctgattttgcttctttaaatgtctctgtggaccaaaaaaaaaatatgtattttttatattttgcagatttacattttgaccaccagatggcatccacgctccattcacgtactacgaccacagtcttaaagcttagccctgaaactccatcagaatccTAAAGGGTAGGtcaagccaaactgcttccactcaccctgacttcatcactTCATTCAACACTTACTTTATATCACCACaatttctttatcatccactaactgcaacatatgtctaaggctttatcatccactaactgcaacatactTTGCTTTCCAcaatttctttccttcctttctcttccactaactgctaaccaatatggctgttattagaagatgtatagtggaaacctgaggaatccaaatggtgtgggtttagtttaagttggccTCAATTTACTTTATGTGCAAAAATATTAAAGTGGTggtttgtgagagagagagagagagagagagagagagagagagagagagagagagagatagatctatctatctatcttcatctaatgatgaaatccgataactgcacgtccagtcacagtaaaaagtaaaccgtgtgccatggtgtacagtagtgggGTGATCTTCGTGGGTGCTTGTTTTATGCTTGCAAGGTCGTAACCCTAGTACTAAATAGCCATTTATGTGATTTATATTCAGGTGCATTGAAGAAGGACTAAttttgtcgtgtgtgtgtgtgtaataaacgctgcgcacgttagaatggcgtgatgtagtgtgactttgttgtatacgagaccgaggcgcacatggcgacagccatcagagggctgaccgaggtatttgtcgtgttaagacatatgttagctacttttaatgttcatacatgtgaaacgtcgttttttttttagtccttaCACTACTGGACCCTGGTTAGCTCCGGTGTGTCGTTGTTAGCACGATAACGTTTGCTAACTTGCCAAAAATGAAGTAGATAATGATATCCGATAACTCGATTTTGCCGAGAGCCTAAAGTTgtacacccagtcacagcaaattGATGTAGAACTGCCGTTGCTGGATCTATGTGTGGAGTTGTACATAGCTTGGAGCCAGCTTAGCGATTAGCAGCGTGGCTAACGCGGCTAGCATAAACAGTAAAGCGCAAATATGAGCCTAATTATGAGGGGTCATTATTTGTTGACCACAGTGCAGTACCACATGCGGGGTTGTAGCATAAAAGTACGCAATACAGCCGTGATTTGTGGCTGTTGAGTGATTTGagttaacttgctttttcaggtccacacatgagctaacaaagcgattagcatgctagctaactcggATGGTACGAACAATAACATACGCCAGCGAGTGTAAATACctgtcagataaatacacactcgCTCGAGTCAGTCAAGTTTTATTATGAAACGGTGTATACAGCAACATTTATACGTTTACTGTCGTGGTTGAAACCGAGAAGCCACCTTGgagagtagcatgatggctaggtGTCTTAAAATTAATCACAGAAATAACGATATTACGGACACGTGCGTAGTTCTCTATATTGTTATTTGGAGCAAGTGAGGGAGAAACAGTCGTGCTTAAACCCGGCTACCAGCAGCCTATCTTCTGGTTTTCAGAGCTGGGCAGCCtgtgtagcttgctagctagtgttttgtttacaaaagattATTTTCGTTAGCTAGTTGCCGAAACGACTCCACGTGGAGTGCACGATGTCACGAAAAAACGGCTTCTATACTCACCTAGTGCACTAGA belongs to Salminus brasiliensis chromosome 24, fSalBra1.hap2, whole genome shotgun sequence and includes:
- the LOC140546638 gene encoding histone H2A-like, with the translated sequence MSGRGKTGGKARAKAKTRSSRAGLQFPVGRVHRLLRKGNYAERVGAGAPVYLAAVLEYLTAEILELAGNAARDNKKTRIIPRHLQLAVRNDEELNKLLGGVTIAQGGVLPNIQAVLLPKKTEKTVKTKFEKKTPNSVSPTHCRPPNGKRTTSRRPMSGKRLESLKAM
- the LOC140546639 gene encoding histone H3, with product MARTKQTARKSTGGKAPRKQLATKAARKSAPATGGVKKPHRYRPGTVALREIRRYQKSTELLIRKLPFQRLVREIAQDFKTDLRFQSSAVMALQEASEAYLVGLFEDTNLCAIHAKRVTIMPKDIQLARRIRGERA